One stretch of Chrysiogenia bacterium DNA includes these proteins:
- a CDS encoding N-acetylmuramoyl-L-alanine amidase, with protein MAAMFSGNSSDGEFEGPIILDPGHGGEDTGAVVSGAIRESEVVLAVALKARDILRERAPNLPILLTRDDDHFVPLHQRMAIANEHQARFFVSIHANAAQRKGARGVETFLLSPEASDDDARKTALIENEALKYEGSNPNDPLLLTLLSLASADQIRRSEEFAGIVQTRLAAGLNTTNRGVKQAPFFVLSRAQMPAVLVEIGFVTNPRERDRLQSAEYQEQIASALADAVIEFERHRVAQLRALNGEPETNPAQ; from the coding sequence ATGGCTGCCATGTTTTCCGGAAATTCTTCGGACGGAGAATTCGAGGGACCGATCATTCTGGACCCCGGCCACGGGGGCGAAGACACCGGCGCCGTCGTCTCCGGCGCGATCCGCGAGAGCGAGGTCGTCCTGGCCGTTGCCCTCAAGGCCCGGGACATCCTGCGCGAGCGGGCCCCCAACCTGCCCATCCTGCTCACCCGCGACGATGACCACTTCGTCCCGTTGCACCAGCGCATGGCCATTGCCAACGAGCACCAGGCAAGGTTCTTCGTCTCCATCCACGCCAACGCCGCACAGCGCAAGGGCGCCCGGGGGGTGGAGACCTTCCTGCTGAGCCCGGAAGCCAGTGACGACGACGCCCGCAAAACGGCGCTCATCGAGAACGAGGCCCTCAAATACGAAGGCAGCAATCCCAACGACCCGCTTCTGCTTACGCTGCTCTCCCTGGCCTCGGCCGACCAGATCCGCCGCTCCGAGGAATTCGCCGGCATCGTGCAGACGCGGCTGGCTGCCGGACTCAACACCACCAACCGCGGCGTGAAGCAGGCCCCCTTCTTTGTGCTCTCGCGCGCGCAGATGCCCGCCGTGCTGGTCGAAATCGGGTTCGTCACCAACCCGCGCGAGCGCGACAGGCTGCAGAGCGCTGAGTATCAGGAACAGATCGCCTCGGCGCTGGCCGATGCGGTGATCGAGTTTGAACGCCACCGCGTCGCGCAGCTTCGCGCATTGAATGGCGAGCCTGAAACAAACCCGGCTCAATAA
- a CDS encoding Rne/Rng family ribonuclease gives MTSNLLINVSPVETRVALVEQARVREIYIERPDELGITGNIYKGRVDRVLPGMQAAFVDVGLDRAAFLYAGDVLGPDGEVDYPGANGNGHDIDIDFADNGHPHRTAPPIQELLKAGQEVLVQVAKEPLGTKGARVTSHISLPGRYLVYMPLAEHVGVSRRIESVEERERLRTLVDELRNGEGGFIVRTVAEGASDEELLRDISYLRKSWQRISARREHLPLGRLVHQELSVSLRAVRDILTPDIDQVIVDDAAEFEQVREFLDVFEPSLGSRVELYTNQEPLFDRFGIEIDIQRMLARKVWLPSGGYIVIDSFEALTAIDVNTGRYVGKRNFEETVLKTNLEAVAEIVSQLRLRNIGGIIVIDFIDMERISSREKVQAALADSLRADKARTTITKISDLGIVEMTRKRIREPVLHTLAATCPYCDGHGWVRSCTSVAHEILRQLVRELNSVRGNLGVRAHPDVITRLREEDHQGVAHVEEKYGMHISLESVVDFHQEHFEIRPLGQ, from the coding sequence TTGACCAGCAATCTGCTCATCAACGTTTCCCCGGTCGAGACCCGGGTGGCCCTCGTGGAGCAGGCCCGCGTGCGCGAAATTTACATCGAGCGCCCCGACGAGCTGGGAATTACGGGAAATATCTACAAGGGCCGGGTCGACCGGGTCCTGCCGGGCATGCAGGCAGCCTTCGTTGACGTTGGGCTCGACCGCGCAGCGTTCCTGTATGCCGGCGATGTGCTGGGCCCCGACGGTGAAGTGGACTACCCCGGCGCCAACGGGAACGGGCACGACATCGATATCGATTTTGCCGACAACGGCCACCCCCACCGCACGGCTCCCCCGATTCAGGAGCTTCTCAAGGCCGGGCAGGAAGTGCTCGTTCAGGTGGCCAAGGAGCCGCTTGGCACCAAGGGCGCGCGCGTGACCTCCCACATCTCGCTTCCGGGTCGTTACTTGGTTTACATGCCGCTGGCCGAGCACGTCGGAGTTTCGCGACGCATCGAATCCGTCGAAGAGCGTGAGCGGCTGCGAACGCTGGTCGACGAGCTGCGCAACGGCGAGGGCGGTTTCATCGTGCGCACCGTGGCCGAGGGCGCGAGCGACGAGGAGCTGCTGCGCGACATCAGCTACCTGAGAAAATCATGGCAGCGCATCAGCGCCCGGCGCGAGCATCTACCGCTGGGGCGTCTGGTGCACCAGGAACTCTCCGTCTCCCTGCGCGCGGTGCGGGACATCCTGACCCCGGACATCGATCAGGTCATCGTCGACGACGCAGCGGAGTTTGAGCAGGTGCGCGAGTTCCTCGACGTGTTCGAACCCTCGCTGGGCTCGCGCGTGGAACTCTACACCAACCAGGAACCGCTCTTCGATCGCTTCGGCATCGAGATCGATATCCAGCGGATGCTTGCACGAAAGGTCTGGCTTCCCTCTGGTGGCTACATCGTCATCGATTCCTTCGAGGCGCTCACCGCCATCGACGTGAACACCGGCCGCTACGTGGGCAAGCGCAACTTCGAGGAAACCGTCCTCAAGACAAACCTCGAAGCCGTCGCCGAAATCGTCTCGCAGCTTCGTCTGCGCAACATCGGCGGCATCATCGTCATCGACTTTATCGACATGGAGCGCATCAGCTCGCGCGAGAAGGTACAAGCCGCGCTGGCCGACTCCCTGCGAGCAGACAAGGCGCGCACAACGATCACGAAGATCAGCGATCTGGGGATCGTCGAAATGACCCGCAAGCGCATCCGCGAACCGGTGCTGCATACCCTGGCCGCGACCTGCCCCTATTGCGACGGCCACGGCTGGGTTCGCTCGTGCACCAGCGTGGCCCACGAAATCCTGCGCCAGCTCGTGCGTGAGCTCAATTCCGTTCGCGGGAACCTGGGAGTGCGCGCTCACCCGGACGTGATCACGCGCCTTCGCGAGGAAGACCACCAGGGGGTGGCCCACGTCGAGGAGAAATACGGCATGCACATCTCACTGGAGAGCGTTGTCGATTTCCACCAGGAACACTTCGAGATCCGGCCGCTCGGCCAGTAA
- a CDS encoding NDP-sugar synthase: MKALLLAAGEGRRLRPLTHLLPKPLIPVLDIPLIEFSLAALAEAQVSEVVANAYHLAEKMQAYLGERESALPVELVTETTLLGTGGAVSNVRGHLEGAPFLIANADVLHGIDLGAAVAAFEKDKPLATLLLRDEGWQQAGGFWAHEDGRIGGYLAPGETPPPGAKAGLFTGLHVLSPEILKELPPAQVFCIVQEVYRPLLEKGAPVRAQFVSDAPWDDLGTPERYLAASAALLANLDGDDLLATRTRRMLQARGYESIEPGVWTPHAWVCPENPEMQGPAFVGQDVTVGYDVQIGPGAIVGAGSRLDDDTSLERCIVWPDTHVRGHDWKDRIFYEGRKSLGA, translated from the coding sequence ATGAAGGCCCTGTTGCTGGCCGCCGGTGAGGGACGGCGTCTTCGCCCCCTCACCCACCTGCTTCCAAAACCACTGATTCCCGTTCTCGATATACCGCTGATCGAATTCAGCCTGGCCGCACTTGCGGAGGCACAGGTCTCCGAGGTCGTGGCCAACGCCTATCACCTCGCCGAAAAGATGCAGGCATATCTTGGCGAGCGCGAATCCGCCCTGCCGGTGGAACTCGTTACCGAGACCACACTGCTGGGGACCGGCGGTGCAGTCAGCAATGTGCGCGGCCACCTGGAGGGCGCCCCCTTCCTGATCGCCAATGCCGACGTCCTTCACGGCATCGACCTGGGCGCAGCGGTCGCCGCCTTTGAAAAAGACAAACCGCTGGCGACGCTGCTGCTGCGCGATGAGGGCTGGCAACAGGCCGGCGGATTCTGGGCCCATGAGGACGGGCGTATCGGCGGCTACCTTGCACCCGGGGAAACTCCGCCGCCGGGCGCGAAGGCCGGGCTCTTTACCGGCCTGCATGTTCTCTCACCGGAGATTCTCAAAGAACTACCGCCTGCGCAGGTCTTCTGCATCGTGCAGGAGGTCTACCGCCCCCTGCTCGAAAAAGGCGCCCCGGTCCGCGCGCAGTTCGTGAGCGACGCTCCCTGGGATGACCTGGGCACGCCCGAGCGCTACCTGGCAGCCAGCGCCGCACTTCTGGCGAACCTGGACGGGGACGACCTGCTCGCCACGCGCACGCGGCGGATGCTGCAGGCGCGCGGCTACGAGAGCATCGAGCCCGGCGTATGGACGCCGCACGCATGGGTCTGTCCCGAGAACCCCGAGATGCAGGGCCCCGCCTTCGTCGGGCAGGATGTCACTGTCGGCTACGACGTGCAGATCGGCCCCGGCGCGATTGTGGGTGCGGGCTCGCGGCTCGACGACGACACGAGTCTGGAGCGATGCATCGTCTGGCCCGATACACACGTGCGCGGGCATGACTGGAAGGACCGGATTTTCTACGAAGGCCGCAAGTCGCTGGGTGCGTGA
- a CDS encoding anhydro-N-acetylmuramic acid kinase: MLWIGLLSGTSVDGIDAALARIDTASGGAPRIDKLLAFETFPYPEEVRGLILELCHASNPALDDVLRLDALLGELFAVAAAEIATKGEVNLEDVAAIGSHGQTVRHVPDARTAQFEFAGAVREFSVRSTFQIADPAIIAERTGVDTVARLRHRDMAAGGEGAPLAPVLHLSMLGERDAFLVNIGGIANVTIPGMGPGKDGPIAFDTGPGNMLMDALVKDLTGGAASYDHGGKMAAAGSVNEALLAELLQHPYFERKAPKSTGREDFGDLFAQKILQDAGVFGLSPEDILATATALSAESIARSLAPYRKERPSADHLYVCGGGAHNPALLDELARRVPGISIRSVDAIGYDPDSVEALLFAWLAACHVAKWPGNLPSVTGATHPVILGEFIPGRKPK, encoded by the coding sequence ATGTTGTGGATCGGGCTGCTCTCGGGCACGTCCGTCGACGGAATCGACGCCGCGCTTGCCCGCATTGACACCGCCTCCGGCGGTGCGCCGCGCATCGACAAGCTGCTGGCTTTCGAGACCTTCCCCTACCCCGAGGAAGTCCGGGGCCTGATCCTCGAGCTGTGTCACGCATCCAATCCCGCACTCGATGATGTGCTGCGCCTCGACGCGCTGCTCGGTGAGCTCTTCGCCGTCGCAGCCGCCGAGATCGCGACAAAGGGCGAGGTGAACCTCGAAGACGTCGCGGCCATCGGTTCCCACGGCCAGACCGTGCGCCACGTGCCCGACGCGCGCACCGCGCAATTCGAGTTTGCCGGCGCGGTGCGCGAGTTCAGCGTCCGCTCCACGTTTCAGATTGCCGACCCCGCGATCATTGCTGAGCGAACGGGCGTGGATACCGTTGCGCGGCTGCGCCACCGCGACATGGCCGCCGGCGGCGAGGGTGCGCCTCTCGCGCCGGTGCTGCACCTGTCCATGCTCGGCGAGCGCGACGCCTTTCTCGTGAACATCGGCGGCATCGCCAATGTGACCATCCCCGGCATGGGTCCGGGCAAGGACGGCCCCATCGCCTTCGATACGGGTCCGGGCAACATGCTCATGGACGCGCTGGTCAAAGACCTGACCGGCGGCGCCGCCAGCTACGACCACGGCGGCAAGATGGCCGCCGCGGGCAGCGTCAACGAGGCGCTGCTGGCCGAGCTTCTGCAGCATCCCTACTTCGAGCGAAAGGCGCCCAAGTCGACCGGCCGCGAGGACTTCGGCGATCTTTTCGCACAGAAGATTCTCCAGGACGCAGGCGTCTTCGGGCTTTCGCCCGAGGACATCCTCGCAACGGCGACGGCGCTGAGCGCGGAGTCCATTGCCCGCTCGCTTGCGCCCTATCGCAAGGAGCGACCCTCCGCCGATCACCTCTACGTGTGCGGCGGCGGCGCGCACAACCCCGCGCTGCTCGATGAACTGGCGCGCAGGGTGCCAGGTATCTCGATACGTAGCGTCGATGCGATCGGCTACGACCCCGACTCGGTCGAGGCGCTGCTCTTTGCCTGGCTGGCCGCCTGCCACGTTGCGAAGTGGCCGGGCAACCTGCCGAGTGTGACCGGCGCGACCCACCCTGTGATACTTGGGGAATTCATCCCCGGGAGAAAACCAAAATGA
- a CDS encoding M23 family metallopeptidase, which translates to MDGNKGKKRLTVFVVPEGETNLRRLQVPAWFFSKKVWRVVGVLALVLGVHYAVSVHRSIQTSDLLAENKALRDHVAELTGRVESIKSDLERVDTLDYRVRAIFGLEYPSEVQNPGLGGPLVPNMSAYEGLDPKDASRLRRLDHDIFDAKTRVSIQEQSLEDLLNHFGEQRSQLASTPSIWPTRGWLTSTFGTRRDPFTNSRTMHHGLDVAASIGTPVVSPADGVVVFVGARSGYGKVITVDHGYGVSTIYGHLSESKVKVGDQVRRGEDIAAVGNTGRSTGPHLHYEVRVNDVPVDPMKYILN; encoded by the coding sequence GTGGACGGGAACAAGGGAAAGAAGCGGCTAACCGTTTTTGTTGTTCCTGAGGGCGAAACCAATCTGCGTCGCCTTCAGGTTCCGGCATGGTTTTTCAGCAAGAAAGTGTGGCGCGTCGTAGGCGTGCTCGCGCTGGTGCTGGGCGTACACTATGCGGTCTCGGTGCATCGCTCGATCCAGACTTCGGATCTGCTGGCCGAGAACAAGGCGCTGCGCGATCACGTCGCGGAACTGACCGGCCGGGTCGAATCCATTAAATCGGATCTTGAGCGTGTCGATACCCTCGACTACCGCGTTCGCGCGATCTTCGGACTGGAGTATCCCTCCGAAGTCCAAAATCCGGGCCTTGGCGGGCCGCTTGTCCCCAACATGAGCGCCTACGAAGGGCTCGATCCCAAGGACGCCAGCCGCCTGCGCCGTCTCGATCACGACATTTTCGACGCGAAGACCCGCGTTTCGATTCAGGAGCAGAGCCTCGAAGACCTGCTCAATCACTTTGGCGAGCAGCGCTCGCAGCTCGCATCGACTCCCTCGATCTGGCCCACCCGCGGCTGGCTTACCTCGACCTTCGGCACGCGCCGCGATCCCTTTACCAATTCGCGCACCATGCACCACGGCCTGGATGTGGCGGCCAGCATTGGCACGCCGGTCGTCTCGCCGGCTGACGGCGTGGTGGTCTTCGTGGGCGCGCGTTCAGGCTATGGCAAGGTCATCACGGTTGATCACGGCTACGGGGTGAGCACGATCTACGGCCATCTCTCGGAGTCCAAGGTGAAGGTAGGCGACCAGGTCCGTCGCGGTGAGGACATCGCCGCGGTCGGCAATACCGGCCGCTCGACCGGGCCGCATCTGCACTACGAAGTTCGTGTCAATGACGTGCCCGTGGACCCGATGAAATACATCCTGAACTGA